The Glycine soja cultivar W05 chromosome 8, ASM419377v2, whole genome shotgun sequence genome has a window encoding:
- the LOC114423706 gene encoding beta-amyrin 28-monooxygenase-like, with product MEDNNLYLSLLLLFVSIVTLSLFVLFYKHRSAFAAPNLPPGATGYPVIGESLEFLSTGWKGHPEKFIFDRMIRYSSQLFKTSILGEPAVIFCGATCNKFLFSNENKLVAAWWPNSVNKVFPTTLLSNSKQESKKMRKLLPQFLKPEALQRYVGIMDTIARNHFASLWDNKTELTVYPLAKRYTFLLACRLFMSIEDVNHVAKFENPFHLLASGIISVPIDLPGTPFNKAIKAANAIRKELLKIIRQRKVDLAEGKASPTQDILSHMLLTCDEKGQFMNELDIADKILGLLIGGHDTASAAITFIVKYLAELPHIYDRVYQEQMEIAKLKSPGELLNWDDVNRMQYSWNVACEVMRIAPPLQGGFREAINDFIFDGFSIPKGWKLYWSANSTHKSPEYFPEPEKFDPTRFEGQGPAPYTFVPFGGGPRMCPGKEYARLEILVFMHNLVKRFKWQKLIPDEKIIVDPLPIPAKNLPIRLHPHKP from the exons ATGGAGGATAATAACTTGTATCTCTCCCTCCTTCTCCTCTTCGTTTCTATAGTGACCCTCTCCCTCTTCGTCCTCTTCTACAAGCACAGGTCTGCATTTGCGGCCCCGAACCTGCCACCGGGAGCCACCGGTTACCCGGTGATCGGGGAGAGCCTGGAGTTCCTGTCCACAGGATGGAAGGGTCATCCGGAGAAGTTCATCTTCGACCGGATGATCAGGTACTCCTCCCAGCTGTTCAAGACCTCCATCCTGGGGGAACCGGCGGTAATATTCTGTGGGGCCACCTGCAACAAGTTCTTATTTTCGAACGAGAACAAGCTTGTTGCAGCGTGGTGGCCCAACAGCGTCAACAAGGTGTTCCCCACCACGCTTCTTAGCAACTCCAAACAAGAGTCCAAAAAGATGAGGAAGTTGCTCCCTCAGTTCCTTAAGCCCGAGGCTCTCCAACGCTACGTTGGAATCATGGACACCATTGCTCGAAACCACTTCGCTTCCCTTTGGGACAACAAGACGGAACTCACCGTCTATCCCTTGGCCAAGAG GTACACGTTCTTGTTGGCTTGTCGTTTGTTTATGAGCATTGAGGACGTGAATCACGTAGCAAAATTTGAGAACCCTTTTCACCTGTTGGCGTCTGGAATCATATCAGTGCCTATTGATCTTCCCGGAACGCCGTTCAACAAAGCAATTAAAGCAGCAAACGCAATCAGGAAGGAGCTGTTGAAGATCATTAGACAGAGGAAGGTGGATTTAGCTGAAGGGAAAGCATCGCCAACACAAGACATTTTGTCTCATATGTTGTTAACATGCGATGAGAAGGGACAGTTCATGAATGAATTGGATATTGCCGACAAGATTCTTGGCCTTTTGATTGGAGGCCATGACACTGCTAGTGCTGCAATCACTTTCATTGTCAAATATCTTGCTGAACTCCCTCACATTTATGATAGAGTCTATCAAG AGCAAATGGAAATTGCAAAACTGAAATCGCCAGGAGAGTTATTGAATTGGGATGATGTCAACAGGATGCAGTATTCTTGGAATGTAGCTTGTGAAGTAATGAGAATCGCTCCTCCACTTCAAGGAGGTTTTAGGGAAGCTATCAATGACTTTATTTTCGATGGCTTTTCAATACCAAAGGGATGGAAG TTGTATTGGAGTGCAAATTCAACACATAAAAGTCCAGAATATTTTCCAGAGCCAGAGAAATTCGATCCAACTAGATTCGAAGGACAAGGGCCAGCTCCTTATACTTTTGTACCATTTGGTGGAGGACCAAGGATGTGCCCCGGAAAAGAGTATGCTCGATTGGAAATATTGGTTTTCATGCACAACCTAGTGAAGAGGTTTAAGTGGCAAAAATTGATTCCAGATGAGAAAATTATCGTTGATCCCTTGCCCATACCTGCAAAGAACCTTCCAATTCGTCTTCATCCTCACAAACCCTGA